A stretch of Paenibacillus mucilaginosus 3016 DNA encodes these proteins:
- a CDS encoding AraC family transcriptional regulator: MEDLHFHNDRGTFIVSHRKALSHHMPDSHFHSTYEIYYLMSGKREFFIKDRTMVIREGDLVIIAPNILHRTTNAEMPMHERFIVNMHEQDMMTAGGYNEILQPLFEKDYLIVPCSLHDRLSVDALVHGVIQEMQERKPGFEMYAQTLVLQLLITCCRLLRHNTMEPLVSPSPMHERISEIVQYINSRYMDELSLNLLADTFYVSPYYLSRFFKEATGFTFVEYVNSVRIKEAKKLLERSTLKVNLIAKKVGFGSITHFGRVFKAVTGHAPLYYRKAKEPVQPVER, translated from the coding sequence TTGGAGGATCTTCATTTTCACAACGACAGGGGAACATTCATCGTATCCCACCGGAAGGCGTTAAGCCATCACATGCCGGACAGCCATTTTCACAGCACCTATGAAATTTACTATCTCATGTCCGGGAAGCGAGAATTCTTTATTAAAGACCGGACGATGGTGATCCGCGAAGGCGATCTCGTCATCATCGCTCCGAATATTCTGCACCGGACGACCAATGCGGAGATGCCGATGCATGAGCGCTTTATCGTGAATATGCATGAACAGGATATGATGACGGCAGGGGGCTATAACGAGATTCTGCAGCCGCTGTTCGAGAAGGATTACCTGATCGTCCCCTGCTCCCTGCATGACCGGCTTTCAGTCGACGCGCTGGTGCACGGTGTAATCCAGGAGATGCAGGAGCGGAAGCCCGGATTCGAGATGTATGCCCAGACGCTGGTTCTGCAGCTGCTCATCACCTGCTGCCGGCTGCTCCGGCATAACACCATGGAGCCGCTGGTGTCCCCGAGCCCCATGCATGAGAGAATTTCGGAGATCGTGCAGTATATCAACAGCCGCTATATGGATGAACTGTCCCTGAATCTGCTGGCGGATACCTTCTACGTGAGTCCCTATTACTTGAGCCGATTCTTCAAGGAAGCAACGGGCTTCACCTTCGTGGAATATGTGAACAGCGTCCGGATCAAGGAAGCGAAGAAGCTGCTGGAGCGCTCCACCCTGAAGGTCAACCTGATTGCCAAGAAAGTGGGCTTCGGCAGCATTACGCATTTCGGCCGGGTGTTCAAGGCGGTAACCGGTCATGCACCGTTATACTACAGAAAAGCGAAGGAGCCGGTTCAACCCGTTGAACGGTAG
- a CDS encoding cadherin-like beta sandwich domain-containing protein: MYSHAKPLRARGTKWLKILAVLLTVSLVLPVIPPPALAADTVLVDEDFSSYPPGPLTAGSGNAWSKEGNTPEVTVVEDTVTGRTYASFTNNTTGSIYVGQRFAAQSGGMILEFDANIPTSKGASFYVMDGKVNATGAAALNYSLSSGLIKRGDSTAYQISYDTSHWYRFKYEFNVPKQTYRTAITDLHTGAVVADWNEPFYSSRTRVSSFGFYLNTNGGTIHLTNVRVTSLDLSLSGLQLTAEGFTPQLVPSFDPNVEAYSLDVPYSTTQLSVTPTAGNPVGVTMKVGETGAASGTPVSVPLADTVTSIAVNVASAVYTDISRTYTIGVTRLEPSPNLKHVSTLPDDSKVKIGWEETVDPTYREARIYRVNGDRSLTLVDTVPQGTYVSTVSGLTNGTPYSFVVKGYYADGTESSGVTVQETPRKLPPRQMESLDRGLIAMKKPGGVYVGWRLLGTDPKNAAFNLYRDGIKVNSAPITGSTNFEDKKGTGGSTYFVRTVVGGREQNQSPTVKVWDSANLSIPLRKPADGVTPTGQAYSYRANDATTADLDGDGAYEIILKWDPTNSKDNSQSGYTGHTLVDAYKQDGTFLWRIDLGRNIRAGAHYLDIMAYDLDGDGKAEVTFRTADGTVDGQGQVIGDPNADWRNSSGYIITGPEYHTIFDGATGKALATEAYEPARGSISDWGDSYGNRGDRFGAAIAYLDGERPSVIMQRGYYTRMVFVAYNWRDGKLTKLWTFDTNTPGNESYKGQGNHQLSVADVDGDGKDEIITGPAAIDDNGQGLWNSGLGHGDAMHVGDLDPNRLGLEEWAVQENTSAAYSAEMKDAKTGRVLWGQRQIGLDVGRGLSADIDPRHPGEEVWAIDGEWNSATGGLFTAAGEKIASSIPSSNFAIWWDGDLSRELLDHNFTTTPTRQGVPKIDKWDYLNNRLNNILTLDGTLSNNDTKGTPSLQADLFGDWREEVMVRSVESTELRIYSTTDVTKHRLVTLMHDPTYRLAVAWQNTGYNQPPHPGFYLGTEMERPEWPNLYTPVFPAAK; encoded by the coding sequence ATGTATAGTCATGCAAAGCCACTTAGGGCGCGCGGCACGAAATGGCTGAAGATCTTGGCGGTGTTGTTGACGGTGTCGCTTGTTCTCCCGGTCATTCCCCCGCCTGCGCTTGCTGCGGACACCGTCCTGGTGGACGAGGATTTCAGCAGTTATCCGCCCGGCCCGTTGACCGCAGGAAGTGGAAACGCCTGGTCCAAGGAGGGGAATACGCCTGAGGTCACGGTTGTTGAGGATACGGTGACCGGAAGAACGTACGCATCGTTCACGAACAACACCACCGGATCGATTTATGTGGGGCAGCGGTTTGCGGCTCAGAGCGGCGGGATGATTCTGGAGTTCGATGCCAACATCCCTACCAGCAAGGGAGCAAGCTTCTATGTGATGGACGGCAAGGTCAACGCGACGGGCGCGGCTGCTCTGAACTACAGCCTTAGCTCCGGACTGATCAAGCGGGGAGACTCGACGGCCTATCAGATCAGCTACGATACATCGCATTGGTACCGCTTCAAGTACGAGTTCAATGTCCCGAAACAAACGTATCGAACGGCGATTACGGATCTCCATACGGGAGCTGTCGTCGCTGATTGGAATGAACCGTTCTACAGCAGCAGAACGAGGGTCAGCAGCTTCGGATTCTATCTGAATACGAACGGCGGAACCATCCATCTCACGAACGTCCGCGTTACTTCACTCGATCTGTCTCTGAGCGGACTGCAGCTAACTGCCGAAGGCTTTACTCCGCAACTGGTTCCTTCCTTTGATCCCAATGTGGAAGCGTATTCACTTGATGTCCCGTATTCTACGACTCAGCTTTCCGTCACACCAACGGCCGGTAATCCGGTCGGCGTTACGATGAAGGTGGGAGAGACTGGTGCTGCAAGCGGCACTCCTGTGTCCGTTCCCCTCGCGGATACGGTCACAAGCATTGCGGTGAACGTTGCTTCCGCGGTATACACGGATATTTCGAGAACCTATACGATCGGCGTGACCCGATTGGAGCCATCGCCGAACCTCAAACATGTATCCACCCTGCCTGATGATTCGAAGGTCAAGATCGGCTGGGAGGAAACGGTCGATCCCACTTACCGGGAAGCCCGCATTTATAGAGTCAATGGAGACCGGAGCTTAACGCTGGTCGATACGGTGCCCCAAGGGACGTACGTCTCGACGGTGAGCGGTCTGACGAACGGCACGCCTTACTCCTTCGTCGTCAAAGGCTACTACGCGGACGGCACGGAGTCGTCCGGAGTCACGGTTCAGGAAACGCCTAGGAAGCTCCCACCCCGTCAGATGGAGAGCCTGGACCGCGGTCTGATTGCTATGAAGAAGCCGGGAGGCGTCTATGTCGGCTGGCGCCTGCTGGGAACGGACCCCAAGAACGCCGCGTTCAACCTCTACCGCGATGGGATCAAGGTGAACAGCGCCCCGATTACCGGCAGCACGAACTTTGAGGATAAAAAGGGCACCGGCGGTTCTACTTATTTTGTCCGGACCGTAGTGGGCGGCAGGGAGCAGAATCAATCCCCAACCGTGAAGGTATGGGATTCGGCCAATCTGAGTATACCGCTCCGCAAACCGGCCGATGGCGTTACGCCAACCGGGCAGGCGTATTCGTACCGGGCGAACGACGCCACGACGGCCGATCTCGACGGGGACGGCGCATATGAAATCATCCTGAAGTGGGACCCGACGAATTCCAAGGACAATTCGCAGAGCGGGTATACGGGCCATACCCTGGTAGATGCTTACAAGCAGGACGGTACCTTCCTGTGGAGGATCGACCTCGGCCGCAATATCCGTGCAGGAGCGCATTACCTTGACATCATGGCCTACGATCTGGATGGGGACGGCAAAGCCGAAGTCACCTTCCGAACCGCGGACGGCACGGTCGACGGGCAGGGCCAGGTGATCGGTGATCCGAATGCCGATTGGCGGAACTCAAGCGGTTATATTATCACCGGGCCGGAATATCACACGATATTCGACGGAGCGACGGGCAAAGCGCTGGCTACGGAAGCTTATGAGCCGGCCAGAGGCAGCATCTCCGATTGGGGGGACTCGTACGGGAACCGCGGGGACCGCTTCGGTGCGGCCATCGCTTATCTGGACGGGGAGCGGCCGAGTGTGATTATGCAGCGGGGCTATTATACCCGCATGGTGTTCGTGGCGTACAACTGGAGGGACGGCAAGCTCACCAAGCTGTGGACCTTCGATACGAATACGCCGGGCAACGAGTCCTACAAGGGCCAAGGCAACCACCAGCTGTCTGTCGCGGATGTCGACGGTGACGGGAAGGACGAGATCATTACCGGACCGGCTGCGATTGACGACAATGGACAGGGCCTGTGGAACTCGGGGCTCGGCCACGGGGATGCGATGCACGTAGGCGATCTGGATCCGAACCGGCTGGGGCTGGAAGAATGGGCGGTCCAGGAGAACACTTCCGCTGCATATTCGGCGGAAATGAAGGATGCCAAGACGGGCAGAGTGCTGTGGGGGCAGCGGCAGATCGGCCTGGACGTGGGCCGCGGACTGAGCGCCGATATTGACCCAAGGCATCCCGGTGAAGAAGTCTGGGCGATTGACGGGGAGTGGAACAGCGCGACCGGCGGTTTGTTCACGGCGGCGGGCGAGAAGATCGCCTCCAGCATCCCATCCTCGAACTTCGCAATCTGGTGGGACGGCGATTTGAGCAGAGAACTGCTCGACCATAACTTTACGACAACGCCAACCCGGCAGGGTGTGCCGAAGATCGACAAGTGGGATTATCTCAACAACCGGTTGAACAATATCCTCACCCTGGACGGCACGCTGTCGAATAACGATACCAAAGGTACGCCTTCCCTTCAGGCCGACCTGTTCGGCGATTGGCGGGAGGAAGTGATGGTCCGGAGCGTGGAGAGCACCGAGCTTCGCATCTATTCGACGACCGATGTCACCAAGCACCGTCTTGTGACGCTGATGCACGACCCGACTTACCGGCTGGCCGTGGCCTGGCAGAATACCGGCTATAACCAGCCGCCGCACCCCGGATTTTATCTCGGCACGGAGATGGAGCGTCCGGAATGGCCGAACCTCTATACCCCTGTATTCCCGGCAGCCAAGTGA
- a CDS encoding glycoside hydrolase family 28 protein: MTMHSANTMDFAPINLLSPPASQTDTSIALLWDKPPHAPEIACYRVYVNGKLHGLSSSTDYTMNGLEASHAYEVYVCSVSQSGEISQPSDKIKVSTRGQADRFDITEFGAVADGQTINTEAIQAAIDACTAGGKVVVPKGTFVTGAIFLKSRMTLYVEQGGVLLGSDNPDDYPVMQYRWEGREQLCYASLINTKDPAEGRLEQIIIEGEGKIDANGMALFHKEMAEKKGFRGRAVCLRNVDGVYLKDITVRQSPAWCVHLIYCNGVSVNHVEIHTKKDERGRRYEHIFNGDGLNPDSTSDVYIFNSMIASQDDCIAIKSGRNEEGRRVGIPSQNIRISNCIFKSGFGVATGSEMSGGVRNVRISDCRFEDVYSIATIKAPRGRGAVIENVTVEDCTLTNYSLEHEDCRWFRGAINIDQFYSHADFDADKVEEVDEGTSVIRNIHLKNIVLDTHAGNAVFMAGLPESPLQNIRLENVNALGKYGLKAYNIKGLVLKNVSVASREDQDVQFHNVEYTEAGES, from the coding sequence ATGACTATGCACTCCGCGAATACCATGGATTTTGCCCCGATCAATTTACTGTCTCCCCCGGCTTCCCAGACCGATACCAGCATCGCTCTCCTATGGGATAAGCCCCCGCACGCGCCTGAAATCGCCTGCTACCGTGTGTATGTGAACGGGAAGCTCCATGGCCTCAGCAGCAGCACGGATTATACGATGAACGGGCTGGAAGCTTCGCATGCGTATGAAGTGTATGTATGTTCGGTATCCCAAAGCGGAGAGATCTCCCAGCCGAGCGACAAGATAAAGGTTTCGACCAGAGGCCAGGCAGACCGATTCGATATTACCGAGTTCGGAGCGGTGGCTGACGGACAAACGATCAACACCGAAGCGATTCAGGCGGCTATTGATGCCTGTACGGCCGGCGGCAAGGTGGTGGTTCCGAAGGGAACATTCGTGACAGGGGCGATCTTCCTGAAGAGCCGCATGACGCTGTATGTCGAACAAGGCGGTGTCCTGCTTGGCAGCGATAATCCCGACGATTATCCGGTCATGCAGTACCGGTGGGAGGGCAGGGAGCAGCTGTGCTACGCCAGCCTGATCAACACCAAAGACCCGGCCGAAGGCAGGCTCGAGCAGATCATCATCGAAGGCGAAGGGAAAATCGACGCCAACGGTATGGCTCTGTTTCACAAAGAGATGGCCGAAAAGAAGGGATTCCGGGGCAGAGCCGTCTGCCTCCGAAACGTGGATGGGGTCTATCTGAAGGATATTACCGTCAGGCAGTCTCCCGCCTGGTGCGTGCATCTGATTTACTGCAATGGGGTCAGTGTGAATCATGTAGAGATCCATACGAAGAAGGATGAACGGGGCCGGAGATATGAGCATATTTTTAACGGGGACGGGCTCAACCCGGATTCTACGAGCGACGTGTATATTTTCAACTCCATGATCGCCAGTCAGGACGACTGCATCGCTATCAAGTCAGGCCGTAATGAAGAGGGGAGAAGGGTGGGAATCCCTTCGCAGAACATTCGGATCAGCAATTGCATCTTCAAAAGCGGCTTCGGGGTTGCGACCGGCAGCGAAATGTCCGGCGGTGTGCGCAATGTCCGGATCAGCGACTGCCGGTTCGAGGACGTGTACAGCATTGCCACAATCAAAGCACCGAGAGGCCGGGGCGCCGTGATCGAGAATGTCACGGTCGAGGACTGCACCTTAACGAACTACAGCCTGGAACACGAGGACTGCCGGTGGTTCAGGGGCGCGATCAACATCGATCAGTTCTACAGCCACGCAGATTTCGATGCCGACAAAGTAGAAGAGGTCGATGAAGGCACTTCGGTGATCCGGAATATTCATTTGAAGAATATCGTATTGGATACGCATGCGGGGAATGCGGTATTTATGGCCGGTCTGCCGGAAAGCCCACTGCAGAACATCCGCCTGGAGAATGTCAACGCACTCGGGAAGTATGGACTGAAGGCGTATAATATCAAGGGCCTGGTCCTGAAGAATGTCTCGGTGGCTTCGCGGGAAGACCAGGACGTTCAGTTCCACAACGTGGAGTATACCGAAGCCGGCGAAAGCTAG
- a CDS encoding branched-chain amino acid transporter permease, with protein sequence MFPPGRPTPSYVRYLGQVLPAAAPGLLVIYSFKDVNRFSGSRGIRELLSAAVVALLHLWRRSMLLSIASGTLVYMFLIQRVF encoded by the coding sequence TTGTTCCCTCCCGGCCGGCCGACTCCATCGTATGTGCGGTACCTGGGCCAAGTGCTGCCGGCCGCGGCCCCGGGACTCCTGGTCATATACAGTTTTAAGGATGTGAATCGGTTCTCCGGCAGCCGCGGGATCCGGGAGCTGCTCTCGGCTGCGGTCGTTGCGCTGCTTCACCTGTGGCGCCGGAGCATGCTTTTATCCATAGCGAGCGGTACGCTGGTCTATATGTTCCTGATTCAAAGGGTCTTTTAG
- a CDS encoding ABC transporter substrate-binding protein — translation MKRTVKPSFMILSLLMFIILSACATGANTQNTSAGSTDAAKKVRIGLTVPTLSNPFFVAMSKGAQEAASKFNAEVITVSADQDLAKQTAQIEDFITKKVDLILLSPFDSKGIAAAVAQAKAANIPVIAVDGFAEGGINTVVMSDNVMAGTLAGEYLAKRLNGKGQIVIMDGPPVSAVTDRIKGFEEVMKKYPEIKVISKQNGEGNREKALSVMENILQANKKIDAVFAINDPEGVGIKIAAEQAGRGGEFFIVGVDGAPDAVTALKEKKAFAATSAQFPNEMVVKAVELGLQIKEGKSIDSKVLIPVELITQENVEQYRGW, via the coding sequence ATGAAACGTACAGTGAAACCGAGCTTTATGATCCTGTCTCTTCTGATGTTCATCATTCTGTCGGCCTGCGCGACCGGTGCGAACACACAGAATACGAGTGCCGGCAGCACGGATGCCGCCAAGAAGGTGCGCATCGGCTTGACGGTTCCCACCTTGAGCAACCCGTTCTTCGTTGCGATGTCCAAGGGGGCTCAGGAAGCCGCCTCCAAGTTCAACGCGGAAGTAATCACGGTGAGCGCCGATCAGGATTTGGCGAAGCAGACCGCCCAGATCGAGGACTTCATCACGAAGAAGGTGGACCTGATCCTGCTCAGTCCCTTCGATTCCAAGGGAATCGCTGCGGCCGTAGCCCAGGCCAAGGCGGCGAACATTCCCGTGATCGCCGTGGACGGCTTCGCTGAGGGCGGGATCAACACGGTTGTCATGTCCGACAACGTCATGGCCGGCACCCTCGCGGGCGAATACTTGGCGAAGCGCCTGAACGGCAAGGGCCAGATTGTCATCATGGACGGGCCTCCGGTATCCGCGGTAACCGACCGTATCAAAGGCTTCGAAGAGGTGATGAAGAAATACCCCGAGATCAAGGTCATCTCGAAGCAGAACGGGGAAGGCAACCGGGAGAAGGCCCTCTCCGTCATGGAGAATATCCTGCAGGCGAACAAAAAGATCGATGCGGTATTCGCCATCAACGATCCGGAAGGCGTAGGGATTAAAATCGCAGCGGAGCAGGCCGGGCGCGGCGGCGAATTCTTCATCGTGGGTGTGGACGGGGCTCCTGATGCCGTAACGGCCCTGAAGGAGAAGAAGGCTTTCGCGGCCACCTCCGCCCAATTCCCGAACGAGATGGTAGTCAAGGCTGTGGAACTGGGACTTCAGATCAAGGAAGGAAAAAGCATCGATTCCAAGGTTCTGATTCCCGTGGAGCTGATCACGCAGGAGAATGTGGAGCAGTACCGGGGCTGGTAA